One genomic region from Nostoc sphaeroides encodes:
- a CDS encoding SAM-dependent methyltransferase, which produces MKDIFFCPEESNFYSNCLDTFVLRNCKNYESIVEFGSGDGSPVINSLLKNKFDGVIHGFELNTSAWKVANSTIDEYNLTNKYIIQNSCLFNSSQPDAEYLVANPPYLPAPDNDIYMPLLFGGVDGAAVTNELLSLGYENVLVLISSFSNPTGTLNLAKENGYCVQNFMVLPLQFGYYSSDPKVKNHIEELRKNNMAFYSGDYYFLAGVLFSKCQDSVVDLSNQLAQVMTSL; this is translated from the coding sequence ATGAAAGACATCTTTTTTTGTCCTGAAGAATCGAATTTTTACTCAAACTGTTTAGACACTTTTGTTCTCAGAAATTGCAAAAACTACGAATCTATTGTGGAGTTTGGCTCAGGGGATGGTAGCCCTGTAATTAATTCTTTATTAAAAAATAAGTTTGATGGGGTGATACATGGATTTGAATTAAATACCTCTGCATGGAAAGTCGCAAATTCAACCATCGATGAATATAATCTCACTAATAAATACATAATTCAGAATTCATGCTTGTTTAATTCTTCTCAACCCGATGCCGAGTATCTTGTAGCCAATCCACCGTATCTCCCCGCACCAGATAATGATATTTATATGCCACTCTTATTTGGGGGCGTGGATGGAGCGGCAGTTACCAACGAGCTTTTATCGTTAGGTTATGAAAATGTGTTGGTTTTAATCTCTAGTTTTTCTAATCCAACAGGTACGCTGAACCTAGCAAAAGAAAATGGATATTGTGTTCAAAATTTCATGGTGTTACCTTTGCAGTTTGGCTACTATAGCTCTGATCCTAAGGTAAAGAACCACATAGAAGAACTCCGAAAAAACAATATGGCATTTTATTCTGGCGATTATTATTTTTTAGCGGGCGTATTATTTAGCAAATGCCAGGATTCTGTAGTTGATTTATCTAATCAATTGGCTCAAGTTATGACTAGTTTGTGA
- a CDS encoding peptidoglycan D,D-transpeptidase FtsI family protein codes for MQKSPSRTNRKFQNPAFKRGQKVSKQGLLGTLASNIQDQTSNTKSRLFIVWGVLMASGLGLAVSLYNLQIVKGPKLTQQARNQQMVYLRPFMPRRPVVDRNSNLLAIDRPVYTLYAHPKLFNKSNEDMAERLAPILAKDTAELVKTFQSKRSGIILDPALPEEIIDRVISLRLNGLEWAQKYSRYYPSDDLVSDVVGYVNLDRRGQAGVEYSQEKLLERPVQTVRLSRSGNGAIMPDHAPEGFLHFDDLRLQLTIDSRLQRIARVALKQQMEKFDAKRGAVIVMDALDGSLLALVSQPTYNPNEYSKANISLFKNWTVADLYEPGSTFKPLNVAIALENGVIKPDDIFNDSGSIRVANYTIKNAMNNGNGRISIAQILQYSSNIGMVQIIQRLKPSIYYNWLERLGLGQKVDTDLPFEVGGRLKSQEEFIASPIEPATTSFGQGFSMTPLQLVQMHGALANGGKLVTPHVVRGLIDSKGQMHDSPTHTIPRQIFSAATTQKVVEMMETVVNEGSGKAAQIPGYRIAGKTGTAQKASPNGGYIKGARMTSFVAILPVESPRYVVFALVDEPKGESAYGSTVAAPIVKSVIEALIPLEEIPPSKAIEPKDVP; via the coding sequence ATGCAAAAATCACCAAGCAGAACAAACAGAAAGTTTCAAAATCCAGCATTTAAAAGGGGACAGAAGGTTTCTAAGCAAGGGTTATTGGGGACACTTGCCTCTAATATCCAAGACCAAACATCCAACACTAAGTCCCGACTGTTCATAGTATGGGGCGTATTAATGGCATCAGGGTTGGGGTTGGCTGTCAGCTTGTATAACCTGCAAATTGTCAAGGGGCCAAAGTTAACCCAGCAGGCACGAAACCAGCAAATGGTGTATTTGCGACCTTTTATGCCCCGTCGCCCAGTGGTAGATCGCAATAGTAATCTGTTGGCGATTGACCGTCCTGTATATACTTTGTACGCTCATCCCAAGCTGTTTAATAAGTCTAATGAAGACATGGCAGAGCGACTTGCCCCAATATTGGCAAAAGATACTGCTGAATTGGTAAAAACTTTTCAAAGCAAAAGAAGCGGAATTATACTTGACCCAGCCCTCCCGGAAGAAATTATCGATCGCGTCATCTCTTTGCGCTTAAATGGCCTAGAGTGGGCTCAAAAATACTCCCGATATTATCCGTCAGACGATTTGGTTTCTGATGTGGTGGGCTACGTGAATCTTGACCGTCGTGGTCAAGCAGGTGTGGAATACTCTCAAGAGAAGTTGCTAGAACGTCCTGTGCAAACGGTGCGGCTCAGTCGGTCGGGTAATGGGGCCATAATGCCGGATCATGCCCCTGAAGGTTTTTTGCATTTTGATGATTTGCGACTGCAACTTACTATTGATAGCCGTCTGCAACGAATTGCCCGCGTTGCACTTAAACAACAGATGGAAAAGTTTGACGCTAAACGTGGGGCGGTAATTGTCATGGATGCCTTGGATGGTTCCTTACTCGCTCTCGTTTCTCAGCCTACTTATAATCCTAATGAATACTCTAAAGCTAATATCTCGTTATTTAAAAACTGGACGGTGGCGGATCTTTATGAACCGGGATCGACTTTTAAACCTTTGAATGTAGCGATCGCTCTGGAAAATGGCGTCATCAAACCAGATGATATATTTAATGACTCCGGTTCTATTCGAGTAGCTAATTACACCATCAAAAATGCGATGAATAATGGGAATGGGCGAATCAGCATCGCTCAGATTTTGCAATATTCCAGCAACATTGGCATGGTGCAAATTATTCAACGCTTAAAGCCTTCAATTTATTACAACTGGCTAGAACGCTTGGGGCTAGGACAAAAAGTTGATACAGATTTACCTTTTGAAGTTGGTGGACGGCTCAAAAGTCAAGAAGAATTTATCGCTTCGCCAATTGAACCAGCTACTACTTCCTTTGGGCAAGGTTTTTCCATGACACCGTTACAGCTAGTGCAAATGCACGGCGCTTTAGCCAATGGCGGTAAGTTGGTAACACCCCATGTAGTTCGGGGGTTGATTGATAGCAAAGGGCAGATGCATGATTCACCCACTCACACCATCCCCCGCCAAATTTTCTCAGCCGCAACAACCCAAAAGGTTGTGGAAATGATGGAAACTGTTGTTAATGAAGGTAGCGGGAAAGCGGCACAAATTCCCGGATATCGCATTGCTGGTAAAACTGGTACAGCCCAAAAAGCTAGTCCGAATGGCGGATATATCAAGGGTGCTAGAATGACCAGCTTTGTGGCTATTTTGCCAGTGGAATCTCCTCGATATGTAGTGTTCGCACTGGTGGATGAACCAAAAGGAGAAAGTGCTTATGGTTCTACTGTCGCCGCCCCAATTGTGAAGTCGGTAATCGAAGCACTCATTCCTCTTGAAGAAATTCCGCCAAGTAAGGCGATCGAGCCGAAGGATGTGCCGTAG
- a CDS encoding iron-containing redox enzyme family protein, producing MQSNLVIFPNAGAAKKSTQTEEGTITKYDRAEEQFIELLVTEDLDHQLDVKPAIASEFEQALSRAICAAYKNDRSDEQAHRFIQRILYRINRLKLFWYDDLRHYTNERSLYLSSCRDQIEAAWQQWELAQIDVAALQQLDVKQALIERTSADLDPVLSQSSRYIREEMTESGYRHLLAIGSFDGLVEASHLSRILGGVANEVQCTLMRVLIEEYGNGRLSRKHSTFFAQMLAEFGMNTQPEAYFDLVPWEVLASTNHNFLVTERKRYFLRYSGGLTYFEVAGPAVYKNYMVAAQRLGLSEVAVGYWELHIREDERHGRWMLDDVALPLTERYPNDAWELVLGYDQQKLMSDRAGSAVVRSIREAKQSA from the coding sequence ATGCAAAGCAATTTAGTTATATTTCCTAACGCTGGGGCTGCAAAAAAAAGTACGCAAACAGAAGAAGGAACAATTACCAAGTACGACCGGGCTGAGGAGCAATTTATAGAACTGCTAGTAACGGAGGATTTAGATCATCAACTAGATGTAAAACCTGCAATAGCTAGTGAGTTTGAACAGGCACTCTCAAGGGCAATTTGCGCCGCCTATAAAAACGATCGCTCCGATGAACAGGCTCACCGTTTTATCCAACGGATACTTTATCGAATTAATCGGCTAAAGCTGTTTTGGTATGACGATTTGCGGCACTATACCAATGAGCGATCGCTTTACTTGTCCTCCTGTCGTGACCAAATTGAAGCTGCTTGGCAACAGTGGGAACTGGCACAAATCGATGTGGCTGCACTGCAACAATTAGATGTAAAACAAGCGCTAATTGAGCGCACATCTGCCGATTTAGACCCGGTTTTGTCGCAGAGTAGCCGCTACATTCGTGAGGAAATGACTGAATCTGGCTATCGTCACCTGCTAGCGATCGGCTCTTTTGATGGCTTGGTTGAAGCTAGTCATCTTTCCCGCATTTTGGGTGGTGTTGCTAATGAAGTGCAATGTACGCTGATGCGAGTCCTAATAGAAGAATACGGCAATGGTCGTTTATCTCGCAAGCACTCGACATTTTTTGCCCAAATGCTTGCTGAGTTTGGAATGAACACTCAACCAGAGGCATATTTCGATTTAGTACCTTGGGAAGTTTTGGCTTCTACCAATCATAATTTTCTGGTGACTGAGCGCAAACGCTATTTCCTACGTTATAGCGGCGGTTTGACCTATTTTGAAGTGGCTGGCCCTGCGGTTTACAAAAATTATATGGTGGCGGCGCAACGACTCGGACTCTCAGAAGTAGCGGTGGGTTATTGGGAACTACACATCAGGGAAGATGAACGCCACGGCCGTTGGATGTTAGATGATGTAGCTTTACCATTGACAGAACGATATCCCAATGATGCCTGGGAATTAGTGCTTGGGTACGATCAGCAGAAACTCATGAGCGATCGCGCCGGTAGTGCTGTTGTGCGATCGATACGTGAGGCAAAACAATCCGCTTAA
- a CDS encoding element excision factor XisH family protein, whose protein sequence is MPARDIFHNAVKRCLRRATPTLEKEGWKITHDPLPVSTKVLPHPNPPLVKGRELDFLFPPFIRGD, encoded by the coding sequence ATGCCAGCTAGAGATATCTTTCACAATGCAGTCAAGCGATGCCTACGGCGGGCTACGCCTACGCTAGAAAAAGAAGGGTGGAAAATTACCCATGATCCCTTACCCGTTAGTACTAAGGTTTTACCCCACCCTAACCCTCCCCTTGTAAAGGGGAGGGAACTAGATTTCTTGTTTCCCCCCTTTATAAGGGGGGATTAA
- the glgB gene encoding 1,4-alpha-glucan branching enzyme, which yields MSMTTIAPEQVNSIVWNQHNDPFEILGSHPIEQDGKTVWAVRAYLPNASAAWVVLPEQRKEYPMQTVHHPHFFECTIDTPELANYQLRIKEGEHERVTYDPYAFRSPNLTEFDLHLFSEGNHHRIYEKLGAHPTEIGGVKGVYFAVWAPNARNVSLLGDFNLWDGRKHQMRKGPTGVWELFIPEIGVGEHYKYEIKNFEGHIYEKSDPYGFQQEPRPKTASIVTDLDAYSWNDESWMEKRRNTDPLKEPVSVYEVHLGSWLHASSAEPAKLPNGETEPVVIVSELKPGARFLTYRELADRLIPYVKELGYTHLELLPIAEHPFDGSWGYQVTGYYAPTSRFGSPEDFMYFVDKCHQNDIGVIVDWVPGHFPKDGHGLAFFDGSHLYEHADPRKGEHKEWGTLVFNYGRHEVSNFLAANALFWFDKYHIDGIRVDAVASMLYNDYCREPGEWLPNQYGGRENLEAADFLRQVNHTIFSYFPGILSIAEESTSWPMVSWPTYTGGLGFNLKWNMGWMHDMLDYFSMDPWFRQFHQNNITFSMWYNHSENFMLALSHDEVVHGKSNIIGKMPGDTWQKLANIRCLFSYMFAHPGKKTMFMSMEFGQWSEWNAWADLEWHLLQHEAHQQLKTFFRELNHLYRSEPVLYTQDFAEPGFEWIDCSDNRHSVVSFIRRDRDSDDFAIVVCNFTPQPHSHYRIGVPQKGFYTELFNSDARQYGGSNMGNLGGKWTDDWSLHSRPYSLDLCLPPLGVLILKLDKKKTAEALQ from the coding sequence ATGTCCATGACCACGATCGCCCCTGAACAGGTTAACAGCATCGTTTGGAATCAGCATAACGATCCCTTTGAAATACTAGGTTCTCATCCCATAGAACAAGACGGCAAAACCGTCTGGGCTGTGCGGGCCTACTTACCAAATGCAAGTGCAGCATGGGTGGTTCTTCCTGAACAACGCAAGGAATACCCAATGCAAACAGTGCATCATCCCCACTTTTTTGAATGCACGATTGACACTCCAGAACTGGCAAACTACCAGTTACGGATTAAAGAAGGGGAACATGAGCGAGTCACTTATGACCCTTACGCTTTCCGTTCTCCCAACTTGACAGAATTTGACTTGCATCTGTTTAGTGAAGGCAACCATCACCGGATATACGAAAAACTGGGAGCGCACCCCACGGAAATAGGCGGCGTTAAAGGCGTTTATTTTGCAGTTTGGGCACCCAACGCTCGCAACGTTTCATTGTTGGGAGACTTCAACCTTTGGGATGGGCGTAAACACCAGATGCGTAAAGGCCCCACCGGGGTTTGGGAATTGTTTATTCCTGAAATCGGTGTGGGAGAGCATTACAAATATGAAATAAAAAATTTTGAAGGACACATTTACGAAAAATCCGATCCCTACGGTTTCCAGCAAGAACCCCGCCCGAAAACCGCATCCATTGTCACTGATTTAGATGCTTACAGTTGGAATGACGAAAGCTGGATGGAAAAGCGCCGTAACACTGACCCCCTCAAAGAGCCAGTTTCAGTCTACGAAGTGCATTTAGGCTCGTGGTTACACGCTTCGAGTGCCGAACCTGCTAAACTCCCCAATGGTGAAACTGAGCCTGTAGTTATTGTTTCCGAACTAAAACCGGGCGCACGCTTCCTTACCTACCGGGAACTAGCTGACCGACTCATTCCTTATGTTAAAGAATTAGGATACACCCACCTAGAATTGCTGCCCATTGCGGAGCATCCCTTTGATGGTTCTTGGGGTTATCAAGTAACTGGGTACTATGCCCCCACCTCCCGTTTTGGCAGCCCCGAAGATTTCATGTATTTTGTTGACAAATGTCACCAAAATGATATAGGGGTAATTGTGGATTGGGTTCCCGGCCACTTTCCCAAAGATGGACATGGTTTAGCTTTCTTTGATGGTAGCCACCTATACGAACACGCTGACCCCCGCAAAGGCGAACACAAAGAGTGGGGTACTTTGGTGTTCAACTACGGTCGCCATGAAGTTAGTAATTTTTTAGCAGCAAATGCCCTCTTCTGGTTTGACAAGTACCACATTGACGGGATTCGTGTTGATGCTGTTGCCTCAATGCTCTATAACGACTATTGCCGCGAACCAGGAGAATGGCTGCCCAATCAGTACGGCGGCAGAGAAAACTTAGAAGCAGCAGATTTTCTGCGTCAGGTAAATCACACCATCTTTAGCTATTTCCCCGGTATTCTCTCTATTGCGGAAGAATCTACTTCTTGGCCAATGGTATCTTGGCCCACCTATACAGGCGGACTCGGCTTTAACTTAAAGTGGAATATGGGCTGGATGCACGATATGCTGGATTACTTCAGCATGGATCCTTGGTTCCGCCAGTTCCATCAAAACAACATCACCTTTAGTATGTGGTACAACCACAGCGAGAACTTCATGCTGGCTTTGTCCCACGATGAAGTGGTGCATGGTAAGAGCAATATCATCGGCAAAATGCCGGGGGATACATGGCAGAAGTTAGCTAATATCCGTTGTTTATTTAGCTATATGTTTGCTCACCCAGGTAAGAAAACCATGTTTATGAGCATGGAGTTTGGGCAGTGGAGTGAGTGGAATGCCTGGGCTGATTTGGAGTGGCATTTATTACAGCATGAAGCCCACCAACAGTTAAAAACGTTTTTCCGGGAATTGAACCATCTCTACCGTTCTGAACCAGTTTTGTACACCCAGGATTTTGCTGAACCTGGCTTTGAGTGGATTGACTGTAGCGACAACCGCCATAGTGTAGTTTCCTTCATACGTCGCGATCGCGATTCTGATGATTTTGCGATCGTCGTTTGCAATTTTACACCACAACCTCATTCTCACTACCGTATCGGTGTACCGCAAAAGGGATTTTATACTGAGTTGTTCAATAGCGATGCGCGTCAGTATGGTGGCAGCAATATGGGCAACTTAGGTGGTAAGTGGACGGATGATTGGTCTTTGCACAGTCGTCCTTATTCGCTGGATTTGTGTTTACCACCTTTGGGTGTGTTGATTCTCAAGTTGGATAAGAAGAAGACTGCTGAGGCATTGCAATAA
- a CDS encoding DUF3466 family protein: protein MTAISLTVSKSALAVSLYSVTDLGSLTGEAFSFATDINDSGEVAINSLASSFFYSNGSLQKISPLPGDNQLSVTGINNLGQVVGNSVSSNNFTGNNPFLYSNGITQPLPIRNAIPYAINDRTQIVGGASGLGPFLYSDGIATSIGTPANVAYSLNNLGQVVGFLSSNTAFLYQNGLTTNLGTLPLYQYSVANDINDLGQVVGSSGFSRVDDGSAFLYSSSTGIQDLGRLRPTDLFSVGVGINNLGQAVGFSGTNSNFFAADGNGLRAFLYSDNTLYDLNNLIAPGSDAGFTLTAASAINNKGQIVGRGAVNGELHAFLLTPTSSVSVAEPTSGVPILWFGAVVILFAALKRQPQSSSATIQQRS from the coding sequence TTGACCGCAATCAGTCTTACTGTATCCAAGTCGGCATTGGCAGTATCTCTATACTCAGTTACTGATTTAGGCAGTCTTACAGGAGAAGCCTTCAGTTTCGCTACAGACATTAATGACTCAGGTGAAGTAGCCATTAATTCTTTGGCGAGTTCTTTTTTTTACAGCAATGGTTCACTTCAAAAAATTAGTCCCCTGCCTGGCGATAATCAACTTTCAGTAACTGGTATCAATAACTTGGGGCAAGTAGTTGGTAATTCGGTTAGTAGTAATAACTTTACTGGAAATAACCCTTTCTTATACAGCAATGGCATCACCCAACCCCTCCCTATCCGAAACGCTATTCCTTATGCCATTAACGATCGCACCCAAATAGTAGGAGGAGCAAGCGGACTTGGGCCTTTTTTATACAGTGATGGTATAGCAACCAGCATAGGAACTCCTGCTAATGTTGCCTACAGTTTAAATAACTTGGGACAAGTAGTAGGCTTTCTCAGTTCAAACACAGCTTTTCTGTACCAAAACGGCCTAACTACTAATTTGGGAACTTTGCCACTTTACCAGTACAGCGTAGCAAATGATATTAATGACTTAGGACAAGTGGTTGGTAGTTCGGGATTCAGTAGAGTAGATGATGGTAGTGCTTTTCTGTACAGTTCCAGCACGGGAATCCAAGACCTTGGTAGGTTACGTCCTACAGATTTGTTCAGTGTTGGTGTGGGGATCAATAATTTAGGTCAAGCAGTAGGGTTTTCTGGCACTAATAGTAACTTTTTTGCAGCAGATGGCAATGGTTTGCGGGCTTTTCTTTATAGTGATAACACTCTGTACGACTTAAATAACCTGATTGCCCCTGGTTCAGACGCTGGCTTTACCTTGACAGCAGCATCTGCCATTAATAATAAGGGTCAAATTGTCGGTCGTGGTGCAGTTAATGGTGAATTACACGCCTTCCTCTTGACGCCAACCTCATCTGTCTCTGTAGCTGAACCAACTTCAGGCGTACCTATTTTGTGGTTCGGTGCTGTTGTAATTCTATTTGCAGCACTCAAGCGCCAACCTCAATCTAGCAGTGCAACCATACAGCAAAGAAGTTAA